A genome region from Meriones unguiculatus strain TT.TT164.6M chromosome 2, Bangor_MerUng_6.1, whole genome shotgun sequence includes the following:
- the Ctxn3 gene encoding cortexin-3 — MDEGQPVPSPLVPLGNLSDSSMSLEQKTTFVFVILLFIFLGILIVRCFRILLDPYRSMPTSTWADGLEGLEKGQFDHALA, encoded by the coding sequence ATGGATGAAGGACAGCCTGTCCCTTCACCCTTGGTACCCCTTGGGAACTTATCAGATTCTAGCATGTCTCTGGAACAAAAAACAACATTCgtttttgtgattttgttgtttaTCTTTCTGGGCATCCTCATCGTCAGGTGCTTCCGGATTCTTCTAGACCCATATCGGAGCATGCCAACCTCAACCTGGGCTGATGGGCTTGAAGGCCTAGAGAAAGGGCAGTTTGATCATGCCCTTGCTTAG